One genomic segment of Drosophila melanogaster chromosome 3L includes these proteins:
- the CG34427 gene encoding uncharacterized protein — MTQRIENVVKGLVMVVLAFMVAQTVSDCNVCQSNQVACINSTSFYLCFGDGTPHRDQLYHCLEGFDCTNLTAICVQKSSQRPPSCGDTSQCGQCSANRNYLFACQSRGIFQMCYGATRPTGQFGYCPTGTVCDASSTAICVPEVAGQTLTCDINDELVDTTTAASVTTETTGGTTESSTESTTESSTDSTVTTETPTTVTPLTPAQMCAQRNATGLFPVIPADPYCQRYISCYFQKNVLIKSAEYNCPTDSWFVAQTQSCVYVNPGYCL, encoded by the exons ATGACCCAAAGGATTGAAAATGTAGTGAAAGGACTAGTGATG gTGGTTCTGGCTTTTATGGTGGCACAAACGGTGTCCGATTGCAATGTCTGTCAATCAAATCAAGTGGCCTGCATCAACTCCACGTCCTTTTACTTGTGTTTTGGAG ATGGAACTCCACATCGTGATCAGCTATACCATTGCTTAGAAGGATTTGACTGCACCAATCTCACGGCGATTTGTGTTCAGAAGAGCAGCCAGCGGCCTCCCAGTTGCGGGGATACCTCTCAATGTGGCCAATGTAGTGCCAATCGGAATTATCTATTCGCGTGCCAGAGTCGTGGTATCTTTCAGATGTGCTATGGAGCCACTAGACCCACTGGGCAATTTGGTTACTGCCCCACGGGTACGGTTTGTGATGCCAGCAGCACTGCGATTTGTGTGCCTGAGGTCGCGGGTCAAACGCTGACCTGTGACATAAATGACGAACTGGTGGACACCACCACTGCAGCGTCCGTGACCACCGAAACTACTGGCGGTACCACTGAAAGTAGCACTGAGAGCACAACTGAAAGCAGCACCGATTCAACTGTAACCACCGAGACGCCCACTACAGTGACGCCTCTAACTCCTGCCCAGATGTGTGCCCAAAGGAATGCCACTGGTCTTTTTCCCGTCATTCCTGCGGATCCCTATTGCCAGCG CTACATTAGTTGTTACTTTCAAAAGAACGTTCTTATCAAATCTGCCGAATATAACTGTCCCACAGATTCCTGGTTTGTTGCTCAAACTCAGAGTTGCGTCTACGTAAATCCCGGCTACTGTCTTTAA
- the CG13312 gene encoding uncharacterized protein encodes MSPNRVCLPLGLPLLLFLLGCLVSSTHGTCNVCNTVNNLTCYSSTQMQSCQVDVLSTATPTDCPSGYVCVSGSSGVLCQPEDSASDSQADCQECNKCDETQTFACTGTQSFALCLGTDTVQDSVGTCASGYVCNINDTQICGLPADGVMPTCSYSDDSTTTTVSSTTSSTTAAPPSTSSASTYCAAVQSQGKYAVGYNAYTTCRQYIYCTLVDGSWIGQTYTCPGSMYFDSASEMCVSTMPSTCSTTATTSSTTTAAPTTSNPEAYCQAMQSAGYYPVGTDASTTCHQYIDCFLNGGTWGGNMYTCPGSLYYNSASRTCVSTLPSTCSTTVASLTLNGVVLD; translated from the exons ATGTCGCCTAACCGTGTTTGCTTGCCACTTGGCCTGCCGCTGTTGCTTTTCCTGCTCGGTTGCCTTGTGTCCTCGACTCATGGCACCTGCAACGTCTGCAACACCGTCAACAATCTGACCTGCTACTCCTCGACCCAGATGCAGTCCTGCCAGGTGGACGTCCTGTccacggccacgcccaccgatTGCCCCAGCGGCTATGTCTGCGTCAGCGGCTCCAGCGGTGTGCTCTGCCAGCCGGAGGACTCGGCATCTGACAGTCAGGCGGACTGCCAGGAGTGCAACAAGTGCGATGAGACCCAGACGTTCGCCTGCACCGGAACCCAGAGCTTCGCCCTCTGCCTGGGCACAGATACCGTCCAGGATTCGGTGGGCACCTGTGCCTCCGGTTATGTGTGCAACATCAACGACACCCAGATATGCGGTCTGCCAGCGGATGGG GTGATGCCGACCTGTTCGTATAGCGATGACTCAACCACAACCACGGtgagcagcaccaccagctcCACCACAGCGGCACCACCTTCCACCAGCTCGGCATCCACTTACTGTGCGGCGGTTCAGTCGCAGGGAAAATACGCGGTCGGATATAACGCGTATACGACCTGTCGCCAGTATATCTACTGCACTTTGGTTGACGGAAGTTGGATTGGCCAGACCTACACTTGTCCGGGATCCATGTACTTCGATAGTGCCTCCGAGATGTGTGTGTCCACCATGCCATCCACCTGTTCCACAACTGCAACAACGAGTTCCACGACGACTGCGGCACCCACGACCAGTAATCCGGAGGCATATTGCCAGGCGATGCAGTCGGCGGGCTACTACCCGGTGGGTACGGATGCCAGCACCACGTGTCATCAGTACATCGACTGTTTTCTGAACGGAGGCACTTGGGGTGGCAATATGTACACATGTCCCGGTAGCCTCTACTACAACAGTGCCAGCAGAACATGTGTCTCCACCTTACCATCCACATGCTCCACCACAGTGGCCAGTTTAACCCTCAATGGAGTGGTTTTAGATTAA
- the CG32024 gene encoding uncharacterized protein: protein MQRHLLFSVFLLATLVKFSQAECNICSSESNVACVSKNQYQNCSANAIPTGTVYTCPNNTFCTGLPEKCTSNEAFASCNDCRKCDGIIPFACTSPTTFALCNAVNEIASNEYPCSTGEVCLYQIGNPCVASPNGTSASCSQYALIDDLCIQKSSTGRFPYPNDLSCLKYIYCFRKSSTWSGNSWQCPSSKPYFSASTSTCVATKPATCA, encoded by the exons ATGCAACGGCACCTGCTCTTTTCAGTATTTTTGTTGGCCACTCTAGTGAAATTTAGCCAGGCCGAGTGCAATATCTGTTCCTCTGAGAGCAATGTAGCCTGCGTGTCCAAGAATCAGTACCAAAACTGCTCGGCAAACGCTATTCCTACAGGTACCGTGTATACATGTccaaataatacattttgtacGGGATTGCCAGAGAAATGCACTTCCAACGAGGCTTTTGCATCCTGCAATGATTGCAGAAAGTGTGACGGAATTATACCATTCGCCTGTACTAGTCCAAcaacttttgcactttgcaaTGCTGTGAATGAAATTGCAAGCAATGAATATCCCTGTTCGACAGGAGAGGTGTGTCTATACCAAATTGGCAATCCTTGTGTGGCCTCACCAAACGGCACAAGTGCCTCGTGTTCCCAGTATGCTTTAATCGATGATTTGTGTATCCAAAAGAGCTCCACGGGTCGCTTTCCTTATCCCAATGATTTAAGCTGCCTAAA ATATATTTACTGTTTTCGCAAGAGTTCCACCTGGTCCGGAAATTCCTGGCAGTGTCCTTCAAGTAAACCATACTTCAGTGCCAGCACTTCTACTTGTGTAGCGACTAAACCGGCAACATGTGCCTAG
- the CG13308 gene encoding uncharacterized protein → MLRCLILLAIGVFLVIRILGIRGDCNVCASVSNVACISNTSFQFCSSSALPAGPVYTCPTGYYCTANDVTCNTDVAQRSCIGCGTCDSGNTFACLTARTFALCLGTSTPSQIVGSCGSSYVCDFNNPYICGSPAAGSQATCPGDGSGTGLDVTSTTPTTYCSIVQQHGRFPYGIDLNTTCRQYIYCYLNATNWAGGLYYCPGQTYFNSSSGYCGTEVPARCTNGITSLTLTIT, encoded by the exons ATGCTGCGCTGCTTGATCTTGCTGGCAATCGGAGTTTTCCTGGTGATCCGTATTCTCGGTATCCGTGGGGATTGCAATGTGTGTGCCTCCGTTAGCAATGTGGCCTGTATATCGAACACCTCATTTCAATTCTGCTCCAGCAGCGCATTACCTGCTGGTCCCGTTTACACGTGTCCCACGGGTTATTATTGCACCGCAAATGACGTAACGTGCAATACAGACGTGGCCCAAAGATCCTGTATAGGTTGTGGCACCTGCGATAGTGGCAATACATTTGCCTGCCTCACTGCAAGGACATTTGCCCTGTGCCTGGGAACATCGACTCCTTCCCAGATCGTCGGAAGTTGTGGCTCGAGCTATGTATGTGATTTTAATAATCCGTATATTTGTGGTAGTCCAGCGGCAGGATCACAGGCCACTTGTCCGGGTGACGGTAGTGGTACTGGACTGGATGTTACGTCAACGACACCCACCACCTATTGTTCCATCGTCCAGCAGCACGGAAGATTTCCCTACGGCATTGATCTCAACACAACCTGCAGACA gTACATATATTGTTATCTCAATGCAACTAACTGGGCAGGAGGCCTCTACTATTGTCCTGGACAAACTTACTTCAATAGCTCATCGGGGTATTGTGGCACCGAAGTGCCAGCCAGGTGCACTAATGGAATTACCAGCTTGACACTTACCATCAcataa
- the CG13309 gene encoding uncharacterized protein yields MLRLLIVLGFYILGCRAACNTCNANGVSCISETEFQFCSSASEPIGNLYTCPTGYYCTESTPICSSVASSAGCTGCNTCSSDNRFACTGRNTFALCLGTSTPSTSIGGSCGTNYVCNVGNANICGSPATYAVSCSTSSTSDCDTTAIKNATEYCQTIQTAGKYPYGGDTSTTCRQYVNCYTAAGIFYGNVYTCPGLTYFDSTSKLCTTQTQARCSDTVSCLTLNNRLLP; encoded by the exons ATGCTGCGCCTACTGATCGTTTTGGGATTTTATATCCTGGGCTGCCGAGCAGCCTGCAATACCTGCAACGCTAATGGCGTGTCCTGTATATCGGAAACGGAGTTTCAGTTCTGCTCCTCCGCCAGCGAACCCATCGGAAACCTCTACACCTGCCCCACCGGTTACTACTGCACAGAGAGCACGCCCATTTGCAGCTCCGTGGCATCTTCGGCAGGTTGTACAGGATGCAATACGTGCAGTTCGGATAATCGTTTTGCTTGCACCGGTCGGAATACCTTTGCGCTGTGCCTAGGTACTTCTACACCCAGTACATCGATTGGCGGAAGCTGTGGCACTAATTATGTATGCAACGTGGGGAACGCCAATATCTGTGGCAGTCCTGCCACATACGCAGTATCCTGTTCCACATCAAGTACGTCAGACTGCGATACTACGGCCATCAAAAATGCCACCGAGTATTGTCAAACCATTCAAACAGCCGGAAAATATCCTTATGGCGGAGATACCTCAACCACCTGCAGGCA ATATGTGAACTGTTACACCGCTGCTGGTATTTTCTATGGAAATGTGTACACTTGTCCAGGACTCACCTACTTCGATAGTACCTCCAAACTTTGCACCACCCAAACGCAGGCCAGATGCTCGGATACAGTGTCTTGTTTGACTCTCAATAACCGATTATTGCCGTAG
- the CG32026 gene encoding uncharacterized protein, whose product MSGNWFKWTALHGRPRTVGLNTNGRILRLLDDAVVRFRQPFYESWRRRRRLEDIEKREIPVRQQVPRIRHNRCPGAKENPCRKMPSVLPGKGEVLVPSRIQPPRNSMGFSVIRLFGSSTNDGGSGEPPENREGKLIKFTVGSRIAKPKTGKIEISKKGPLGFETTKLPVQESLPQSDYLSGLSKKSPDKDTTPDTSTTQASDRSGKEGNEEKIKDDIPRSFSEYIIHWDSESKNPSGIQSQQPERCESAGNPPSGGKPPTKPPTGPSTPSGPSNPSRPPSRKDNNPFSGMGSEPPKKPPLGSKPPSKLPPRSTSPKKPPTGSTPPQKPTKSSKPPNKPPAGPGKKSASKPPTASKPPVKSPAGGQGQKGGAGGKSGKASGEPRVITLMPGDGIGPEISMAVIKILEAAKTPLIFEPVDVTPVLNSQGMTSVPEQVIESMNRTKVGLKGPLMTPVGTGFRSLNLTLRQLFNLYANIRPCRSLPGVETVYGDVDIVTIRENTEGEYSGIEHTLVNGVVQSIKLITRNASLRVAEYTFQYALAMKRKKVTAVAESQVMRMSDGLFLRCVREMAAKYKSKMDQAGIKYEESTMTTVCLNIVQDPKRYDMLVLPNLYGDIISDTCAGLIGGLGLTPSGNVGTNGAIFESVHGTAPDIAGKDLANPTALLLSSVMMLHYIGLHEHADKIEKAVLKTIRDDNIRTMDLGGKAKCSEYTDALIKNLK is encoded by the coding sequence ATGTCCGGCAATTGGTTCAAATGGACTGCTCTTCACGGGCGGCCAAGAACTGTCGGCTTAAACACTAATGGAAGAATTCTACGGCTTTTGGACGATGCCGTAGTTCGATTTCGGCAGCCATTCTACGAATCTTGGCGGCGTCGTAGGCGCCTTGAAGACATTGAAAAGAGAGAAATCCCAGTGCGACAGCAAGTTCCAAGGATACGGCACAATCGTTGTCCAGGGGCGAAGGAAAATCCTTGCCGCAAAATGCCCAGTGTTCTTCCTGGGAAGGGTGAAGTGCTTGTTCCCTCTCGCATTCAACCGCCACGGAATTCAATGGGTTTCTCAGTTATAAGATTATTTGGAAGCTCCACTAATGATGGGGGTTCCGGTGAACCACCGGAAAATCGCGAAGGAAAGCTCATTAAGTTTACAGTGGGTTCTCGCATAGCCAAACCCAAAACGGGCAAGATTGAAATATCAAAAAAAGGACCATTAGGTTTTGAGACAACTAAACTACCAGTTCAAGAATCATTACCGCAGTCTGATTACTTATCAGGACTATCGAAAAAAAGTCCAGACAAGGATACAACTCCAGACACCAGCACCACACAAGCTTCAGATCGATCGGGAAAAGAAGGGAATgaggaaaaaattaaagatgATATACCTAGATCATTCTCAGAATACATCATACATTGGGATTCCGAATCCAAAAATCCTTCAGGAATTCAGTCCCAGCAACCCGAAAGATGCGAAAGTGCTGGAAATCCTCCATCTGGAGGGAAACCACCCACCAAACCTCCAACAGGACCCAGTACTCCGTCAGGTCCCAGCAATCCTTCAAGACCACCATCAAGAAAGGATAATAATCCATTTAGCGGAATGGGATCCGAACCGCCTAAGAAGCCACCTTTGGGAAGTAAGCCTCCTAGCAAATTACCACCAAGAAGTACGTCTCCCAAAAAACCACCAACAGGCAGTACACCGCcccaaaaaccaacaaaatctAGTAAGCCGCCAAATAAACCACCAGCGGGACCAGGGAAAAAGTCAGCCAGTAAACCACCCACAGCAAGTAAGCCTCCTGTTAAATCTCCAGCAGGAGGACAAGGTCAGAAAGGTGGAGCTGGAGGTAAGTCTGGAAAGGCTTCAGGTGAACCGAGGGTCATAACCCTAATGCCAGGCGATGGCATCGGGCCAGAGATATCGATGGCAGTGATAAAGATCCTTGAGGCCGCAAAAACTCCTTTAATCTTTGAGCCTGTTGACGTGACCCCCGTGTTGAATAGCCAAGGTATGACATCGGTGCCCGAGCAGGTGATCGAGAGTATGAACCGAACGAAAGTTGGTCTCAAAGGTCCACTGATGACACCCGTGGGCACTGGCTTCCGCTCCCTCAATCTTACCCTGCGCCAGCTATTTAACCTATATGCCAACATTCGACCGTGCAGATCCCTGCCAGGTGTGGAAACCGTTTACGGCGATGTGGACATAGTGACCATACGCGAGAACACCGAGGGTGAGTACTCGGGCATCGAGCACACCCTGGTTAACGGTGTGGTGCAGAGCATCAAGCTGATCACTCGGAATGCCTCGCTCCGGGTGGCCGAGTACACCTTCCAGTACGCCCTGGCTATGAAGCGGAAAAAGGTTACGGCCGTGGCTGAATCGCAGGTTATGAGGATGTCGGACGGGCTATTTCTGCGGTGTGTCCGCGAAATGGCAGCAAAGTATAAGAGCAAAATGGATCAGGCAGGCATTAAATATGAAGAGTCCACCATGACTACCGTCTGTCTGAATATTGTCCAGGATCCCAAGCGATACGATATGCTGGTGCTGCCCAATCTGTACGGGGATATCATTTCGGACACCTGCGCCGGATTGATTGGTGGATTGGGTCTGACGCCGTCGGGAAATGTAGGCACCAATGGCGCCATTTTCGAGTCCGTTCACGGAACTGCGCCTGATATTGCTGGCAAGGATTTGGCCAACCCGACCGCCTTACTGCTTTCCTCCGTGATGATGCTGCACTACATCGGATTGCATGAGCATGCGGACAAGATAGAGAAGGCAGTGCTGAAGACTATTAGGGATGATAATATTCGCACCATGGATCTGGGCGGCAAGGCCAAATGCTCCGAGTACACCGATGCCCTGATCAAAAACCTTAAGTGA